The following are encoded together in the Thunnus thynnus chromosome 15, fThuThy2.1, whole genome shotgun sequence genome:
- the scamp3 gene encoding secretory carrier-associated membrane protein 3 has product MSKYTSFPEPTDDHNPFQDPAVTQHSSNTGYATLDLYNPFDNTTGVTGPPPPYEATSPSAPSVPAQTPPSRTTPTEPRNYGSYNSQTAVNATTAELLKKQEELEKKARELERRERELESHSLGPGASRQNNWPPLPSFCPVGPCFYQDINVEISQRFQRTVTVMYYFWMFCTCTLLFNLISSLAMFCVDPSGGVGLGLAILWALLFTPCSFVCWYRPVYKAFRSDSSFNFFAFFFIFFAQVVVFVIMTIGIPGWGFSGWIVSLAALKTSVPVGAIMMMNAVLFTAQTAMGVFMLKKVHSLYRQTDASFQKAQAEFATGVMSNQAVRQAATNAAQGAFTAPR; this is encoded by the exons ATGTCAAAATATACGAGCTTTCCTGAGCCCACGGACGACCACAACCCTTTCCAG GACCCTGCAGTGACTcaacacagcagcaacacaggATATGCCACACTGGACCTTTACAACCCATTTGATAATACGACTGGAGTGACTGGG CCTCCACCACCGTATGAAGCCACCTCTCCTTCTGCACCGTCTGTGCCTGCGCAGACCCCACCCAGCAGGACGACACCCACCGAGCCTCGCAACTATGGCTCCTATAACTCTCAG ACTGCAGTAAATGCTACCACAGCGGAGCTCTTGAAGAAGCAGGAGGAACTCGAGAAGAAAGCCCGGgagctggagaggagagagcgGGAGCTCGAGTCACACAGCTTGGGACCTGGAGCCT ccCGTCAGAATAACTGGCCCCCGCTGCCTTCATTCTGCCCTGTGGGCCCCTGCTTCTACCAGGACATCAATGTGGAGATCAGCCAGCGCTTCCAGCGTACCGTCACCGTCATGTACTACTTCTGGATGT TCTGCACTTGCACGCTGCTCTTCAACCTGATCTCCTCCCTGGCTATGTTCTGCGTGGACCCCTCTGGTGGTGTTGGCCTGGGCCTCGCCATCCTCTGGGCCCTCCTCTTCACCCCCTGCTCCTTCGTCTGTTGGTATCGACCTGTGTACAAAGCCTTTAG GAGTGACAGCTCCTTCAACTTCTTTgccttcttcttcatcttctttgcCCAAGTGGTTGTCTTCGTCATCATGACCATCGGTATCCCTGGATGGGGTTTCAG CGGGTGGATTGTGAGCCTGGCTGCTCTGAAGACCAGTGTCCCAGTTGGTGCGATCATGATGATGAATGCCGTCCTCTTCACCGCCCAAACTGCCATGGGAGTTTTCATGCTGAAGAAG GTCCACAGTCTGTACAGGCAGACCGATGCCAGCTTTCAGAAGGCCCAGGCCGAGTTCGCCACCGGAGTCATGTCCAATCAGGCTGTACGCCAGGCCGCCACCAACGCTGCCCAGGGGGCCTTCACCGCACCCCGATAG
- the rnf115b gene encoding E3 ubiquitin-protein ligase RNF115 isoform X1, with translation MQRLRLLWAHRRQGLRFTVKMAEAADRPLHRFFCHCCKCETNPKLPDFVCPRCESGFIEEVTEDSSLLENNTSGAGDDSNSLFSELWQLLFMERSALLSHPPSSESNPDDSEQVSAGQSRRSPVSPEAAEVREPEASSQPEQERLTRPEQRPPVEGIVQQFLAGLFANNGNPGAAPAALSNMLQLHSNPGDYAWGQGGLDAVITELLGQLENTGPPPAEKEMISSLPTVCISQEQTACRLECPVCREEYSSGESVRKLPCLHYFHSECIVPWLELHDTCPVCRKSLDGVDNSLPPASDPLEARSIRTEQQERQAI, from the exons ATGCAG CGTCTGAGACTTTTATGGGCACACCGACGTCAGGGACTGCGCTTCACCGTGAAGATGGCGGAGGCTGCGGACAGACCACTACACCGGTTTTTCTGTCACTGCTGTAAATGTGAAACAAACCCCAAACTCCCG GATTTCGTCTGCCCCAGGTGTGAATCTGGCTTCATTGAGGAGGTGACAGAAGACTCCAG CCTCCTTGAGAACAACACATCAGGGGCTGGTGACGATTCAAACTCATTGTTCTCAGAA TTATGGCAGCTGCTGTTTATGGAGCGCTCTGCCCTGCTGTCTCATCCGCCCTCCTCAGAGTCCAACCCAGATGACAGTGAGCAGGTATCTGCTGGTCAGAGCCGTCGTTCACCGGTGTCACCAGAAGCTGCTGAGGTCCGAGAACCGGAGGCGTCTTCTCAACCTGAGCAGGAGAGATTGACCCGGCCTGAACAAAGGCCTCCAGTGGAAGG GATCGTGCAGCAGTTCTTGGCCGGCTTGTTTGCCAACAATGGAAACCCCGGTGCTGCACCAGCTGCACT atccAACATGCTACAGTTGCACTCAAACCCTGGAGATTATGCATGGGGTCAGGGAGGTCTGGATGCTGTCATCACAGAG TTGTTAGGACAGTTAGAGAACACAGGTCCACCCCCTGCTGAAAAGGAGATGATCTCATCGCTGCCTACAGTTTGCATCTCTCAAGAACAGACAG CCTGCAGACTGGAGTGTCCAGTTTGCAGGGAGGAGTATTCGTCAGGGGAATCGGTCAGGAAACTTCCCTGCCTCCATTACTTCCACAGTGAATGTATAGTGCCTTGGCTTGAGCTG CATGATACCTGCCCAGTTTGCCGCAAAAGCCTCGATGGCGTCGACAACAGCCTCCCGCCCGCATCAGATCCCTTAGAAGCTCGCTCCATCAGGACGGAGCAACAGGAGAGGCAGGCGATCTGA
- the rnf115b gene encoding E3 ubiquitin-protein ligase RNF115 isoform X3: MQRLRLLWAHRRQGLRFTVKMAEAADRPLHRFFCHCCKCETNPKLPDFVCPRCESGFIEEVTEDSSLLENNTSGAGDDSNSLFSELWQLLFMERSALLSHPPSSESNPDDSEQVSAGQSRRSPVSPEAAEVREPEASSQPEQERLTRPEQRPPVEGSNMLQLHSNPGDYAWGQGGLDAVITELLGQLENTGPPPAEKEMISSLPTVCISQEQTACRLECPVCREEYSSGESVRKLPCLHYFHSECIVPWLELHDTCPVCRKSLDGVDNSLPPASDPLEARSIRTEQQERQAI, from the exons ATGCAG CGTCTGAGACTTTTATGGGCACACCGACGTCAGGGACTGCGCTTCACCGTGAAGATGGCGGAGGCTGCGGACAGACCACTACACCGGTTTTTCTGTCACTGCTGTAAATGTGAAACAAACCCCAAACTCCCG GATTTCGTCTGCCCCAGGTGTGAATCTGGCTTCATTGAGGAGGTGACAGAAGACTCCAG CCTCCTTGAGAACAACACATCAGGGGCTGGTGACGATTCAAACTCATTGTTCTCAGAA TTATGGCAGCTGCTGTTTATGGAGCGCTCTGCCCTGCTGTCTCATCCGCCCTCCTCAGAGTCCAACCCAGATGACAGTGAGCAGGTATCTGCTGGTCAGAGCCGTCGTTCACCGGTGTCACCAGAAGCTGCTGAGGTCCGAGAACCGGAGGCGTCTTCTCAACCTGAGCAGGAGAGATTGACCCGGCCTGAACAAAGGCCTCCAGTGGAAGG atccAACATGCTACAGTTGCACTCAAACCCTGGAGATTATGCATGGGGTCAGGGAGGTCTGGATGCTGTCATCACAGAG TTGTTAGGACAGTTAGAGAACACAGGTCCACCCCCTGCTGAAAAGGAGATGATCTCATCGCTGCCTACAGTTTGCATCTCTCAAGAACAGACAG CCTGCAGACTGGAGTGTCCAGTTTGCAGGGAGGAGTATTCGTCAGGGGAATCGGTCAGGAAACTTCCCTGCCTCCATTACTTCCACAGTGAATGTATAGTGCCTTGGCTTGAGCTG CATGATACCTGCCCAGTTTGCCGCAAAAGCCTCGATGGCGTCGACAACAGCCTCCCGCCCGCATCAGATCCCTTAGAAGCTCGCTCCATCAGGACGGAGCAACAGGAGAGGCAGGCGATCTGA
- the rnf115b gene encoding E3 ubiquitin-protein ligase RNF115 isoform X2, translating to MAEAADRPLHRFFCHCCKCETNPKLPDFVCPRCESGFIEEVTEDSSLLENNTSGAGDDSNSLFSELWQLLFMERSALLSHPPSSESNPDDSEQVSAGQSRRSPVSPEAAEVREPEASSQPEQERLTRPEQRPPVEGIVQQFLAGLFANNGNPGAAPAALSNMLQLHSNPGDYAWGQGGLDAVITELLGQLENTGPPPAEKEMISSLPTVCISQEQTACRLECPVCREEYSSGESVRKLPCLHYFHSECIVPWLELHDTCPVCRKSLDGVDNSLPPASDPLEARSIRTEQQERQAI from the exons ATGGCGGAGGCTGCGGACAGACCACTACACCGGTTTTTCTGTCACTGCTGTAAATGTGAAACAAACCCCAAACTCCCG GATTTCGTCTGCCCCAGGTGTGAATCTGGCTTCATTGAGGAGGTGACAGAAGACTCCAG CCTCCTTGAGAACAACACATCAGGGGCTGGTGACGATTCAAACTCATTGTTCTCAGAA TTATGGCAGCTGCTGTTTATGGAGCGCTCTGCCCTGCTGTCTCATCCGCCCTCCTCAGAGTCCAACCCAGATGACAGTGAGCAGGTATCTGCTGGTCAGAGCCGTCGTTCACCGGTGTCACCAGAAGCTGCTGAGGTCCGAGAACCGGAGGCGTCTTCTCAACCTGAGCAGGAGAGATTGACCCGGCCTGAACAAAGGCCTCCAGTGGAAGG GATCGTGCAGCAGTTCTTGGCCGGCTTGTTTGCCAACAATGGAAACCCCGGTGCTGCACCAGCTGCACT atccAACATGCTACAGTTGCACTCAAACCCTGGAGATTATGCATGGGGTCAGGGAGGTCTGGATGCTGTCATCACAGAG TTGTTAGGACAGTTAGAGAACACAGGTCCACCCCCTGCTGAAAAGGAGATGATCTCATCGCTGCCTACAGTTTGCATCTCTCAAGAACAGACAG CCTGCAGACTGGAGTGTCCAGTTTGCAGGGAGGAGTATTCGTCAGGGGAATCGGTCAGGAAACTTCCCTGCCTCCATTACTTCCACAGTGAATGTATAGTGCCTTGGCTTGAGCTG CATGATACCTGCCCAGTTTGCCGCAAAAGCCTCGATGGCGTCGACAACAGCCTCCCGCCCGCATCAGATCCCTTAGAAGCTCGCTCCATCAGGACGGAGCAACAGGAGAGGCAGGCGATCTGA
- the crabp2b gene encoding cellular retinoic acid-binding protein 2b, translated as MEKKIADFSGKWKMKSSENFEELLKALGVNVFLRKIAVTAASSPAVEITQQEESLSIKTSTSVRTTNVSFTVGQSFNETTVDGRPCTSFPKWETDSKISCEQTLQKGEGPKTAWTRELTNDGELILTMTAGDVVCTRVYERE; from the exons ATGGAGAAGAAAATCGCAGACTTTTCAGGAAAATGGAAGATGAAGTCTTCGGAAAATTTCGAGGAACTTTTGAAAGCGCTTG gtgtgaatgtgttccTGAGGAAGATTGCAGTGACGGCGGCCTCCAGCCCAGCAGTGGAAATCACCCAGCAGGAAGAGAGCCTGTCCATTAAGACGTCCACCAGCGTCCGCACCACCAATGTCTCCTTCACTGTGGGCCAGTCCTTCAATGAAACCACAGTGGATGGGCGTCCCTGCACG AGTTTTCCTAAGTGGGAAACAGACAGCAAGATCAGCTGCGAACAGACTTTACAGAAAGGTGAGGGACCCAAGACAGCGTGGACCCGAGAACTGACCAACGATGGAGAACTCATACTG ACAATGACGGCCGGGGATGTTGTCTGCACCAGAGTTTACGAAAGGGAATGA